A genomic stretch from Enterobacter dykesii includes:
- the asr gene encoding acid resistance repetitive basic protein Asr, with protein sequence MKKVLALVVAAAMGLSSAAFAAETTAAPAAAAPAATTTAAPAKTVHHKKHHKAAKPAAEQKAQAAKKHHKKAAKPAVEQKAQAAKKHHKKAVKHEAAKPAAQPAA encoded by the coding sequence ATGAAAAAAGTATTAGCTCTGGTTGTTGCCGCTGCTATGGGTCTGTCTTCTGCTGCGTTTGCTGCTGAAACCACTGCTGCACCGGCTGCTGCGGCACCTGCTGCAACGACCACCGCTGCGCCAGCAAAAACTGTACATCACAAGAAACACCATAAAGCGGCTAAACCGGCTGCAGAGCAAAAAGCGCAGGCTGCTAAAAAGCACCACAAAAAAGCCGCTAAACCGGCTGTAGAACAGAAAGCTCAGGCTGCTAAAAAGCATCACAAAAAAGCAGTAAAACACGAAGCTGCTAAACCAGCTGCACAGCCAGCTGCGTAA
- a CDS encoding carboxypeptidase M32, with translation MEKSSAYQALTRTFQRLSRFSHLSSIASWDMFTMMPPGGSAARGEALAEMSVLQHQILTDKKVGDLLAAAAGEDLNDVEQANLREMTRHYQQATLLPESLVEAKSLAGSKCEHAWRTQRPANDWQGFSANLKEVVKLSREEACLRAEAKGCTPYDALLDIFEPDMTSARLDVLFGDMKSWLPDLLANVVEKQAQRSFIPPQGPFPTATQRELGLEAMKMLGFDFNGGRLDVSAHPFCGGVPEDVRITTRYDEDELLSALFGVIHETGHARYEQNLPRAWSGQPIALARSTAIHESQSLFFEMQLGRSEAFLRHLLPAVHARFGSQAAFSEENFIAWNQRVKPGYIRVDADEVSYPAHVVLRYEIERALINGEIEVDDIPALWDEKMQAWLGLSTKDNYRNGCMQDIHWTDGGFGYFPSYTLGAMYAAQLFHAARTALPGLQASIAEGDFSALFEWLRQNIWQHGSRFSTSQLITQATGEDLNIRYFREHLTSRYL, from the coding sequence ATGGAAAAATCATCGGCTTATCAGGCACTCACCCGCACCTTCCAGCGTCTCTCCCGCTTCTCTCACCTCTCCTCTATCGCCAGCTGGGATATGTTCACGATGATGCCGCCGGGCGGCAGCGCCGCGCGCGGCGAGGCGCTGGCGGAGATGAGCGTCCTGCAACATCAGATCCTGACCGATAAAAAAGTCGGCGACCTGTTAGCGGCGGCGGCAGGTGAGGATCTGAATGATGTCGAACAGGCCAACCTGCGCGAAATGACGCGCCACTACCAGCAGGCTACCCTGCTGCCGGAATCGCTGGTGGAAGCGAAATCCCTGGCAGGCAGCAAGTGTGAACACGCCTGGCGTACTCAGCGACCCGCCAACGACTGGCAGGGTTTTTCCGCCAACCTGAAAGAGGTGGTCAAACTCAGCCGCGAAGAGGCTTGCCTGCGGGCCGAAGCCAAAGGCTGTACGCCGTACGACGCGCTGCTGGACATTTTTGAACCCGACATGACCAGCGCGCGTCTGGACGTTCTGTTCGGCGATATGAAGTCCTGGCTCCCGGATCTGCTGGCAAACGTGGTCGAAAAACAGGCTCAACGGTCGTTTATTCCTCCGCAAGGCCCCTTCCCGACGGCAACACAGCGTGAGCTGGGCCTGGAAGCCATGAAGATGCTTGGCTTCGATTTTAACGGCGGTCGCCTGGACGTGAGCGCGCACCCGTTCTGCGGCGGCGTCCCGGAAGACGTGCGTATCACCACGCGCTATGACGAGGATGAGCTGCTCAGCGCGCTGTTTGGCGTGATCCACGAAACAGGACACGCCCGCTACGAACAAAACCTGCCGCGCGCGTGGTCAGGACAGCCGATTGCCCTGGCGCGCTCAACCGCAATCCATGAGTCGCAGAGCCTGTTCTTTGAAATGCAGCTGGGGCGCAGTGAAGCCTTCCTCAGGCATCTCCTGCCTGCGGTACATGCCCGCTTTGGCAGCCAGGCGGCGTTTAGCGAAGAGAACTTTATTGCCTGGAACCAGCGCGTCAAACCTGGCTATATCCGCGTCGATGCGGACGAAGTGAGCTACCCGGCACACGTGGTGCTGCGCTATGAAATTGAACGGGCGCTGATTAACGGCGAGATCGAGGTGGACGATATTCCCGCCCTGTGGGATGAGAAAATGCAGGCCTGGCTCGGGTTATCCACCAAAGATAACTACCGCAACGGCTGTATGCAGGACATCCACTGGACCGACGGCGGTTTTGGATACTTCCCGTCATACACGCTTGGCGCCATGTACGCCGCGCAGCTGTTCCATGCCGCCAGAACCGCACTGCCGGGTCTGCAGGCCTCCATCGCTGAGGGCGATTTTTCCGCACTCTTTGAGTGGCTGCGTCAGAACATCTGGCAGCACGGCAGCCGCTTCAGCACGTCGCAATTAATCACCCAGGCGACGGGTGAAGATCTGAATATCCGTTACTTCCGCGAACATCTGACCTCGCGCTATTTGTAA
- a CDS encoding DUF1493 family protein, whose protein sequence is MSIVDDVLFMFRDEIPGYLDNDWQEVPLELDSDLFDSPGDDLHDALTRYEKEFNVDLSGVDWSRYFPWQNTPLLKRWFRLKREEIESTRIPLTVRMFAESAKAGKWLYD, encoded by the coding sequence ATGAGCATCGTAGACGACGTGTTATTTATGTTTCGGGATGAAATTCCTGGTTATCTGGATAACGACTGGCAAGAAGTTCCTCTGGAACTGGATTCTGATTTATTCGATTCACCGGGCGATGACCTACACGATGCATTAACCCGATACGAGAAAGAGTTCAACGTCGATTTGTCTGGTGTGGATTGGTCTCGCTATTTTCCCTGGCAGAATACGCCCTTGTTAAAGCGCTGGTTCAGACTGAAGCGGGAAGAAATTGAATCAACCCGCATACCGTTGACCGTAAGAATGTTTGCAGAGTCGGCAAAAGCAGGAAAGTGGCTCTACGACTGA
- a CDS encoding STM2901 family protein, which yields MDTTEEINGTYFYRGHSNVTPGELLEIIFLEEFCMELRIDAVSGAAILGGQPWLRTRAKPEGATLGTSVVSKYARIILRDARLPFGIKIPTPVGVRMQPTNKLAAVIGRYIPWLGWASLALTLHRVSTRTREKYNLIARPKDRIAWTSF from the coding sequence ATGGATACTACGGAAGAGATTAACGGAACCTACTTCTACAGAGGTCATTCAAACGTCACTCCGGGCGAGTTACTTGAGATCATTTTTCTTGAGGAGTTTTGTATGGAGTTGAGGATAGATGCCGTTTCAGGGGCGGCTATTTTGGGCGGACAACCGTGGCTACGTACTCGGGCAAAACCTGAAGGCGCCACCCTGGGGACAAGCGTTGTTTCAAAGTACGCGCGAATAATTTTACGGGACGCTCGTCTTCCTTTCGGGATTAAAATTCCCACTCCCGTGGGAGTCAGGATGCAGCCAACTAACAAACTCGCAGCGGTAATCGGTCGCTATATCCCCTGGCTTGGATGGGCCTCACTTGCACTGACTCTTCATCGAGTTTCAACGCGCACACGAGAGAAATACAATTTGATTGCACGACCAAAAGACCGCATAGCGTGGACATCTTTCTAA
- a CDS encoding Hcp family type VI secretion system effector, producing MAIPGNMWLFDDGGALIKGGCDVQHREYSIEFKGFHHNLSTPTDNLTGKPTGKRIHSPMMIVKEFDYSSPYLYKAVATGQALQKAELKFYKINDAGLEAEYFNILLEGVRIVSVSPAMAAPGDNNNNHLETVELRYEKITWKHNDGNIIFSDAWNERATA from the coding sequence ATGGCCATTCCAGGCAATATGTGGTTGTTCGATGACGGTGGTGCGCTTATCAAAGGCGGTTGTGATGTGCAGCACAGGGAATACAGCATTGAGTTCAAAGGATTTCACCACAATCTTTCGACGCCGACCGATAACCTGACGGGTAAACCTACGGGTAAACGCATCCACTCCCCAATGATGATCGTAAAGGAATTTGATTACTCATCACCCTATCTCTATAAAGCGGTCGCGACAGGCCAGGCTCTGCAAAAAGCCGAACTTAAATTCTACAAGATTAATGACGCAGGTCTTGAAGCGGAGTATTTCAATATTCTTCTGGAAGGCGTGCGGATTGTTTCAGTATCACCTGCAATGGCTGCGCCGGGCGACAATAATAACAACCACCTCGAAACGGTTGAATTGCGCTATGAGAAAATTACGTGGAAACATAACGACGGCAATATCATTTTCTCTGACGCATGGAATGAACGGGCGACAGCGTAA
- a CDS encoding MFS transporter, which yields MSRTTTIDIDPAKDINDLPAALQPVQFIKRGTPQFMRVTLALFSAGLATFALLYCVQPILPVLSHEFGVSPASSSVSLSISTGMLAIGLLFTGPLSDAIGRKPVMVTALMLASVCTLLSTMMTSWHGILVMRALIGLSLSGVAAVGMTYLSEEIHPSFVAFSMGLYISGNSIGGMSGRLLSGVFTDFFNWRIALAVIGCFALASALMFWKILPESRHFRPTSLRPKTLFINFRLHWRDKGLPRLFLIGFLLMGAFVTLFNYIGYRLMLSPWHLNQAVVGLLSVAYLTGTWSSPKAGAMTARYGRGPVLLVFTGVMLLGLLLTLFSSLWFIFAGMLLFSAGFFAAHSVASSWIGPRARRAKGQASSLYLFSYYLGSSIAGTLGGVFWHHYGWNGVGGFIALMLCAALMVGRSLHQRLK from the coding sequence GTGAGCCGTACAACGACTATTGATATCGATCCGGCAAAAGATATCAATGATTTACCCGCAGCACTGCAGCCGGTCCAGTTCATTAAACGTGGTACCCCCCAATTTATGCGCGTCACGCTGGCGCTCTTTTCCGCCGGACTTGCCACCTTCGCCCTGCTCTATTGCGTTCAGCCGATCCTGCCCGTTCTCTCTCATGAGTTTGGCGTATCGCCTGCCAGCAGCAGCGTTTCGCTCTCTATATCTACCGGCATGCTGGCGATTGGCCTGCTCTTTACCGGACCGCTGTCCGACGCCATTGGCCGTAAGCCGGTGATGGTGACCGCGCTGATGCTGGCCTCGGTCTGTACGTTACTCTCGACCATGATGACCAGCTGGCACGGTATTCTGGTGATGCGCGCGCTGATTGGGCTCTCGCTCAGCGGCGTGGCGGCGGTCGGAATGACCTACCTCAGCGAGGAGATCCACCCGAGCTTTGTTGCTTTCTCTATGGGGCTTTACATCAGCGGGAACTCGATTGGCGGAATGAGCGGCCGCCTGCTGAGCGGGGTCTTTACGGACTTCTTTAACTGGCGTATTGCGTTGGCGGTCATCGGATGTTTTGCGCTGGCATCCGCCCTGATGTTCTGGAAAATTCTGCCGGAATCGCGTCATTTCCGCCCGACATCGCTGCGCCCGAAAACGCTGTTTATCAACTTCCGCCTGCACTGGCGCGACAAAGGGCTTCCGCGCCTGTTTCTGATCGGCTTTCTGCTGATGGGTGCCTTCGTCACGCTGTTTAACTATATTGGCTATCGCCTGATGCTCTCCCCGTGGCATCTGAATCAGGCCGTTGTCGGCTTGCTTTCTGTGGCCTATCTCACCGGCACCTGGAGTTCGCCGAAAGCCGGGGCGATGACCGCACGCTATGGACGCGGGCCCGTCCTGCTGGTCTTCACGGGCGTGATGTTACTCGGCCTGCTGCTGACGCTCTTTTCCTCGCTGTGGTTCATCTTTGCCGGCATGCTGCTCTTCTCTGCGGGGTTCTTTGCCGCGCACTCGGTCGCCAGCAGCTGGATTGGCCCGCGCGCGCGTCGCGCCAAAGGACAGGCATCGTCGCTGTATCTGTTTAGCTATTACCTGGGTTCCAGCATCGCCGGGACGCTCGGCGGCGTGTTCTGGCATCACTACGGCTGGAACGGCGTGGGCGGGTTTATCGCGCTGATGCTGTGCGCGGCGCTGATGGTGGGGAGAAGCCTGCATCAGCGTTTGAAATAA
- a CDS encoding LysR family transcriptional regulator has protein sequence MNIELRHLRYFVAVAEELHFGRAAARLNISQPPLSQQIQILEQQVGARLLARTNRSVSLTAAGKQFLIDSRQILSMVDDAAARAERLYLGEAGELRIGFTSSAPFISAVSETLSSFRRHFPDVHIQTREINTREQIAPLNEGSLDLGLMRNTQLPDTLAWEVILREPLMAMIPHDHPLASRPAVSLAELAKEPFVFFDPQVGTGLYDDILGLMRRYDLAPVITQEVGEAMTIIGLVAAGLGVSILPASFKRVQLREMRWVTIAEEDAVSEMWLVWSKHREQSHAAQRFKQQLMSASAGRHFQ, from the coding sequence ATGAATATCGAGCTGCGCCATCTTCGCTACTTTGTCGCCGTCGCCGAGGAGCTGCATTTTGGCCGCGCGGCGGCACGCCTGAATATCTCTCAGCCACCGTTAAGCCAGCAGATTCAGATCCTTGAGCAGCAGGTCGGGGCGCGCCTTCTGGCCCGCACCAACCGCAGCGTGAGCCTGACGGCGGCGGGCAAGCAATTTCTCATCGACAGCCGACAAATTCTGAGCATGGTCGATGACGCCGCCGCCCGTGCAGAACGGCTCTATCTCGGCGAAGCCGGAGAGCTGCGCATCGGGTTTACCTCTTCCGCGCCGTTTATCAGCGCCGTCTCGGAAACCCTGTCGTCATTCCGTCGTCACTTTCCGGATGTTCACATTCAGACGCGCGAAATCAACACCCGCGAGCAGATTGCGCCGCTGAATGAAGGTTCGCTGGATTTGGGCCTGATGCGTAACACCCAACTGCCGGACACGCTGGCGTGGGAGGTGATCCTGCGCGAGCCGCTGATGGCTATGATCCCGCACGATCACCCGCTGGCGTCGCGTCCGGCGGTTTCGCTGGCAGAGCTGGCAAAAGAGCCGTTTGTCTTTTTTGACCCGCAGGTCGGGACGGGCCTGTATGACGATATCCTGGGGCTGATGCGCCGATACGATCTTGCCCCGGTCATCACTCAGGAGGTAGGGGAAGCGATGACCATTATTGGCCTGGTCGCGGCCGGGCTGGGCGTGTCTATTCTTCCGGCCTCCTTTAAACGGGTACAACTGCGCGAAATGCGCTGGGTGACCATTGCCGAAGAGGATGCCGTTTCCGAAATGTGGCTGGTCTGGTCAAAACACCGTGAACAGAGCCATGCCGCACAGCGCTTCAAACAGCAGCTAATGAGCGCCTCTGCCGGGCGGCATTTTCAGTGA
- the mlc gene encoding sugar metabolism global transcriptional regulator Mlc, translating to MVADSQPGHIDQIKQTNAGAVYRLIDQLGPVSRIDLSRLAQLAPASITKIVREMLEAHLVQETEIQEPGSRGRPAVGLVVETEAWHYLSLRISRGEIFLALRDLSSKLVVEDRLELPLNAEEPLLDAIVSHIDRFFIRHQQRLERLTAIAITMPGIIDTENGIVHRMPFYDDVKEMPLGEVLKNHTGVPVYIQHDISAWTMAEALFGASRGARDVIQVVIDHNVGAGVITDGRLLHAGSSSLVEIGHTQVDPYGKRCYCGNHGCLETIASVESVLELAQVRLSQSMSSSLHGQPLTVDSLCAAARQGDLLAKDIITGVGNNVGRILAIMVNLFNPQKILIGSPLSQAAEILFPAITACIQQQSLPAYSRNIAVESTQFSNQGTMAGAALVKDAMYNGSLLIRLLQG from the coding sequence GTGGTTGCTGATAGTCAGCCAGGGCATATCGATCAGATTAAGCAGACCAACGCTGGCGCGGTATATCGCCTGATTGATCAGCTTGGTCCGGTTTCGCGTATCGATCTTTCGCGCCTGGCACAACTGGCACCTGCCAGTATCACCAAGATTGTCCGCGAGATGCTGGAAGCGCACCTGGTTCAGGAGACGGAAATTCAGGAGCCGGGCAGCCGTGGACGTCCGGCAGTCGGGCTGGTGGTGGAGACGGAAGCGTGGCACTACCTGTCGCTGCGCATCAGCCGGGGTGAGATCTTCCTTGCGCTGCGCGACCTCAGCAGCAAGCTGGTGGTAGAGGACCGGCTTGAACTGCCGCTCAACGCGGAGGAACCGCTCCTCGACGCGATTGTCTCACATATCGATCGCTTCTTTATCCGCCATCAGCAGCGGCTGGAACGCTTAACGGCGATTGCCATCACCATGCCGGGCATTATTGATACCGAAAATGGCATCGTCCACCGCATGCCGTTTTACGACGATGTCAAAGAGATGCCGCTGGGCGAGGTGCTGAAAAACCATACCGGCGTGCCGGTCTATATTCAGCATGACATCAGCGCCTGGACAATGGCGGAAGCGCTGTTTGGCGCGTCGCGCGGTGCGCGGGACGTGATTCAGGTGGTTATCGACCATAACGTCGGGGCGGGCGTGATTACCGACGGTCGTCTTCTCCACGCCGGAAGCAGCAGTCTGGTGGAAATCGGTCATACCCAGGTCGACCCGTACGGTAAGCGCTGCTACTGCGGAAACCACGGCTGTCTGGAGACCATTGCCAGCGTGGAAAGCGTGCTGGAGCTGGCGCAGGTTCGGCTCAGCCAGTCCATGAGCTCCTCGCTGCACGGACAACCCCTAACGGTGGATTCGCTCTGCGCCGCCGCGCGCCAGGGCGATCTGCTGGCGAAGGACATTATTACCGGGGTGGGGAATAACGTTGGCCGCATTCTGGCCATTATGGTGAATCTCTTCAACCCGCAAAAAATCCTCATTGGCTCACCGCTGAGCCAGGCGGCGGAGATCCTTTTCCCGGCGATTACGGCCTGTATTCAGCAGCAGTCGCTTCCCGCCTACAGCCGGAATATTGCGGTAGAAAGCACCCAGTTTTCCAACCAGGGAACCATGGCCGGCGCGGCGCTGGTCAAAGATGCCATGTATAACGGCTCGCTGTTGATCCGCCTGTTACAGGGTTAA
- the bioD gene encoding dethiobiotin synthase: MLKRFFVTGTDTSVGKTVVSRALLQALAASGKRVAGYKPVAKGSKETQEGLRNKDALVLQSVSSLELPYHAVNPIALSEEESSVAHSGLINYPLLSDGLANLSEQVDHVVVEGTGGWRSLMNDLRPLSEWVVQEQLPVVMVVGIQEGCINHALLTAQAIANDGLPLVGWVANRINPGLAHYAEIIDVLSTKLPGPLVGELPYLPRAEQRELAQYIDLSALGGVLAVDRVVA, from the coding sequence ATGCTTAAGCGTTTCTTTGTTACTGGTACAGATACCTCTGTCGGCAAGACCGTCGTATCCCGCGCATTGCTGCAGGCGCTGGCAGCAAGCGGTAAACGCGTGGCAGGGTACAAACCGGTCGCAAAAGGCAGTAAAGAGACGCAAGAGGGATTGCGTAATAAAGACGCCCTGGTGCTGCAAAGCGTCTCGTCGCTGGAACTGCCTTATCACGCGGTCAATCCCATTGCCTTAAGCGAAGAGGAGAGCAGCGTAGCGCACAGCGGTCTGATTAATTATCCCCTGTTGTCCGACGGCCTGGCGAACCTGAGCGAACAGGTGGACCACGTGGTGGTAGAAGGGACGGGCGGCTGGCGCAGCCTGATGAACGACCTGCGCCCGCTGTCTGAATGGGTTGTGCAGGAGCAGCTTCCGGTGGTAATGGTGGTGGGTATCCAGGAAGGGTGCATCAACCATGCGCTGTTGACGGCGCAGGCGATTGCTAATGACGGCCTGCCGCTGGTTGGCTGGGTGGCAAACCGCATCAACCCGGGCCTGGCGCACTACGCGGAGATTATCGACGTGCTGAGCACCAAACTCCCCGGACCGCTGGTGGGTGAACTGCCTTATCTGCCACGCGCCGAGCAGCGCGAGCTAGCGCAGTACATCGATCTCTCTGCCCTCGGTGGCGTGCTGGCCGTAGATCGAGTCGTGGCGTAA
- a CDS encoding IS481 family transposase: protein MPWDARDTMSLRTEFVLFASQDGANIRSLCRRFGISPATGYKWLQRWAQEGPSGLQDRPRIPHHSPNRSSDDITALLRMAHDRHERWGARKIKRWLEDQGHRMPAFSTVHSLMARHGLLPGASPGIPATGRFEHDAPNRLWQMDFKGHFPFGGGRCHPLTLLDDHSRFSLCLAPCTDERRETVQQQLVSVFERYGLPDRMTMDNGSPWGDTTGTWTALELWLMRHGIRVGHSRPYHPQTQGKLERFHRSLKAEVLQGKWFANEGELQRAFDHWRTVYNLERPHEALDMAVPGSRYQPSARQYSGNTTPPEYDEGVMVRKVDISGKLSVKGVSLSAGKAFRGERVGLKEMQEDGSYEVWWYSTKVGVIDLKKKSITMGKGC from the coding sequence ATGCCCTGGGATGCGAGAGATACCATGTCATTACGTACTGAGTTTGTTTTGTTCGCCTCGCAGGACGGGGCGAACATCCGTTCCCTCTGCCGTCGCTTCGGCATTTCACCTGCCACCGGCTACAAGTGGCTTCAGCGCTGGGCTCAGGAAGGCCCGTCCGGCCTTCAGGACCGGCCCCGCATACCCCACCATTCCCCGAACCGCTCATCTGACGACATCACTGCCCTGCTGCGCATGGCCCATGACCGCCATGAACGCTGGGGAGCCCGCAAGATTAAGCGCTGGCTCGAAGACCAGGGGCACCGCATGCCCGCCTTCAGCACCGTCCATAGCCTGATGGCCCGCCATGGTCTGCTGCCGGGCGCTTCACCGGGCATACCCGCCACGGGACGGTTCGAACACGACGCGCCGAACCGCCTCTGGCAGATGGATTTTAAGGGCCACTTTCCCTTTGGCGGCGGCCGCTGCCATCCGCTCACCCTGCTGGACGACCACTCCCGTTTTTCCCTGTGCCTGGCGCCCTGTACCGATGAACGGCGCGAGACCGTGCAGCAGCAGCTGGTCAGCGTGTTTGAACGTTACGGCCTGCCGGACCGGATGACAATGGACAACGGCTCACCGTGGGGCGACACCACCGGTACCTGGACGGCGCTGGAGCTGTGGCTGATGCGCCACGGTATCCGGGTGGGCCATTCCCGGCCTTATCATCCGCAGACGCAGGGCAAGCTGGAGCGTTTTCACCGCAGCCTGAAGGCGGAAGTGCTGCAGGGGAAGTGGTTCGCGAACGAGGGCGAACTGCAGCGTGCCTTCGACCACTGGCGGACGGTGTACAACCTTGAACGCCCGCACGAGGCGCTGGATATGGCGGTACCGGGCTCGCGGTATCAGCCGTCAGCGCGGCAGTACAGCGGCAACACAACGCCCCCGGAATACGACGAGGGCGTGATGGTAAGGAAAGTGGATATCAGCGGAAAGCTGAGCGTGAAAGGGGTAAGTCTGAGCGCAGGCAAGGCGTTCAGGGGAGAACGGGTCGGGCTGAAGGAAATGCAGGAAGACGGCAGCTATGAGGTGTGGTGGTACAGCACGAAAGTGGGGGTGATCGACCTGAAGAAAAAGTCGATCACCATGGGTAAAGGATGTTAA
- the osmV gene encoding osmoprotectant ABC transporter ATP-binding protein OsmV: MIKLENLTKQFSQKHGQTFKAVDNVNLTVPEGEMCVLLGPSGCGKTTTLKMINRLITPSSGTILINGEDTSGMDTVTLRRNIGYVIQQIGLFPNMTIEENITVVPRMLGWDKARCKTRAEELMDMVAMDPHKFLNRYPREMSGGQQQRIGVIRALAADPPVLLMDEPFGAVDPINREVIQNQFLEMQRKLKKTVMLVSHDIDEALKLGDRIAVFRQGKIVQCASPDELLAKPANEFVGSFVGQDRTLKRLLLVSAGDVTDQQPTITVRGSTPLPEAFATMDDNDIRAITVVDEHGKPLGFVKRREARNASGTCADILHTFRMTGKAEDNLRVVLSRLYESNTSWMPIVDEDGRYNGEISQDYIAEYLSSGRTRRALNIHSDS, encoded by the coding sequence ATGATAAAACTGGAAAACCTCACCAAACAATTTTCACAGAAGCACGGCCAGACCTTTAAGGCCGTCGACAACGTCAACCTGACCGTGCCCGAAGGGGAAATGTGCGTCCTGCTCGGCCCGTCCGGCTGCGGGAAGACCACCACCCTGAAGATGATTAACCGCCTCATTACCCCAAGCAGCGGGACGATCCTGATCAACGGCGAGGACACCAGCGGGATGGACACCGTCACCCTGCGCCGCAACATCGGTTACGTGATCCAGCAGATTGGCCTGTTCCCGAACATGACCATCGAAGAGAACATCACCGTCGTGCCGCGCATGCTGGGCTGGGATAAAGCGCGCTGCAAAACCCGCGCCGAAGAGCTGATGGATATGGTGGCGATGGATCCGCATAAGTTCCTCAACCGCTACCCGCGCGAGATGTCCGGCGGCCAGCAGCAGCGTATCGGCGTGATCCGCGCCCTTGCGGCAGATCCTCCGGTACTGCTGATGGATGAACCCTTCGGCGCGGTGGATCCGATCAACCGCGAGGTGATCCAGAACCAGTTCCTGGAGATGCAGCGCAAGCTGAAAAAAACCGTCATGCTGGTCAGCCACGATATCGACGAAGCCCTGAAGCTCGGCGACCGTATTGCGGTATTCCGTCAGGGGAAAATCGTGCAGTGCGCCAGCCCGGATGAGCTGCTGGCGAAACCAGCGAACGAGTTTGTCGGCTCGTTTGTCGGTCAGGACCGCACCCTGAAGCGTCTGCTGCTGGTATCGGCGGGCGACGTCACAGACCAGCAGCCGACCATTACGGTGCGGGGCTCTACTCCCCTCCCTGAAGCCTTTGCGACCATGGATGATAACGATATTCGCGCGATTACCGTGGTTGACGAGCACGGCAAGCCGCTGGGCTTTGTGAAGCGTCGCGAAGCGCGTAACGCCAGCGGTACCTGCGCCGACATCCTGCATACGTTCCGCATGACCGGCAAGGCGGAAGACAACCTGCGCGTGGTGCTTTCACGTCTGTATGAGAGCAACACCAGCTGGATGCCGATCGTGGATGAGGACGGGCGCTACAACGGCGAGATTTCGCAGGACTATATTGCTGAGTACCTGAGCTCCGGGCGTACGCGCCGGGCGTTGAATATTCATAGCGACAGCTAA
- the osmW gene encoding osmoprotectant ABC transporter permease OsmW: MDTIHYILDNWDYLLTLTLQHLWLVALAVGLAIIIGVPLGILIVRHRWLATPVLGIATIVLTIPSIALFGLMIPLFSLIGQGIGALPAITAVFLYSLLPIVRNTHTALDSLPPGLREAGRGIGMTFWQRLRWVEIPMALPVIFGGIRTAVVMNIGVMAIAAVIGAGGLGLLLLNGIGGSDIRMLIAGALMICLLAIVLDWLLHRLQVVLTPKGIR; this comes from the coding sequence ATGGATACGATTCACTACATTCTGGACAACTGGGATTACCTCTTAACCCTCACCCTTCAGCACCTGTGGCTGGTGGCACTGGCCGTAGGTTTAGCCATCATCATCGGCGTACCGCTGGGCATTCTGATTGTCCGCCACAGGTGGCTGGCAACGCCGGTGCTGGGCATTGCCACCATTGTGCTGACCATTCCGTCCATTGCGCTGTTTGGCCTGATGATCCCGCTGTTTTCGCTGATCGGTCAGGGGATTGGCGCCCTGCCCGCGATTACGGCAGTGTTTCTCTACTCGCTGCTGCCGATTGTGCGTAACACCCATACGGCGCTCGACAGCCTGCCGCCGGGCCTACGCGAAGCCGGACGCGGCATCGGCATGACCTTCTGGCAGCGTCTGCGCTGGGTCGAGATCCCGATGGCGCTGCCGGTGATTTTCGGCGGGATCCGCACCGCCGTGGTGATGAATATCGGCGTGATGGCGATTGCCGCGGTGATTGGCGCGGGCGGCCTGGGCCTGCTGCTGCTCAACGGCATCGGCGGAAGCGATATTCGCATGTTGATTGCGGGCGCGCTGATGATTTGTCTTTTAGCAATTGTGCTTGACTGGCTGCTGCACCGTCTGCAGGTGGTTCTGACTCCAAAGGGGATTCGATAA